One genomic window of Planctomycetota bacterium includes the following:
- the pilM gene encoding type IV pilus assembly protein PilM, protein MASTAWGIDIGNRALKAIKLTREGGELKVEDFAFVEHETPLSQAGDNRDTLIQQSLGKFVEENETKKLPIAVGVTGGQTFSKFVKLPPVEAKEVDKIVNFEAIQQIPFPLDDVEWSYQLFQEPDDPDLEVGIFAMRKELVNQHVANFTDLELNVQLVQTNPLALYNGVQHDGRLVKGAAMILDMGMDNTDLIIADDHTIWTRNIPIGGNSFTEAIESAFKVDFAKAEKLKREAKSSKYSRQIFQAMRPIFAELVSEIQRSQGFYTSTHKDKKIRKVIPMGGGFKLPMLAKYLQQNLSMPVDRPDRFLANPPSDSAKASAYSDQLLSLGAAYGLALQGLGETSVQANLLPEHIRKEQLWAGKTKWFAAAAALFVVGAMVPLAAFGVNSLAFNNPVAEDNRRDVDQILSKARNLDSQWASNVQDAGGDNLVKIRNARDLAEYQTFWADFYPAPFVALPQPQPEVARGLAEGDADMVKQVPRDQRTIVQIEGFQAKYVSDLASIANDTDFVTAAGSALGERTRGRQFGRGRDAEEAPATEGPVPADARGFVVQLDLISPMAQADVFVSSEVIPALEAIGPNPDNPNARYKVVKAVVADSDQFKRNNQRLDDMERAYTATQEETQLGADLGTRRNNTRGNRGGFGGFEGYGGEFGGFENFGEFGGPPRDFRPRNNQRNRSGRQGNLYDDEDGNAAYLDRLTGESQLDDWEITVYLAVMVDPEPYEPEAAPEGEDPVDGDFNATALNQ, encoded by the coding sequence ATGGCATCCACCGCATGGGGCATTGATATCGGCAACCGCGCCCTCAAGGCGATCAAGCTCACCCGCGAAGGCGGCGAGCTGAAAGTCGAGGACTTCGCCTTCGTTGAGCACGAGACCCCGCTCTCCCAGGCCGGCGACAACCGCGACACGCTCATCCAGCAGTCGCTGGGCAAGTTCGTCGAGGAAAACGAAACCAAGAAACTCCCGATCGCCGTCGGCGTCACCGGCGGGCAGACGTTCTCCAAGTTCGTCAAGCTCCCGCCCGTCGAGGCCAAAGAAGTCGACAAGATTGTCAACTTCGAAGCCATCCAGCAGATCCCCTTCCCGCTCGACGATGTCGAATGGTCATACCAGCTCTTCCAGGAACCCGATGATCCGGACCTCGAAGTCGGCATCTTCGCGATGCGAAAAGAGTTGGTGAACCAGCACGTCGCGAACTTCACTGATCTCGAACTCAACGTCCAACTCGTCCAGACCAACCCGCTGGCCCTCTACAACGGCGTCCAGCACGACGGTCGGCTGGTCAAGGGTGCGGCGATGATCCTCGACATGGGGATGGACAACACCGACCTGATCATCGCCGACGATCACACGATCTGGACCCGCAATATCCCCATCGGCGGCAACAGCTTCACCGAGGCGATCGAGTCGGCGTTCAAGGTCGACTTCGCCAAGGCCGAAAAGCTCAAGCGTGAAGCCAAATCCTCCAAGTACTCGCGGCAGATCTTCCAGGCCATGCGGCCGATCTTCGCCGAGCTCGTCTCCGAGATCCAACGTTCGCAGGGCTTCTATACCTCGACCCACAAGGACAAGAAGATCCGCAAGGTGATCCCGATGGGCGGCGGGTTCAAGCTGCCCATGCTGGCCAAGTACCTCCAGCAGAACCTCTCGATGCCGGTCGATCGGCCCGATCGGTTCCTGGCCAACCCGCCGAGCGACAGCGCCAAGGCTTCGGCGTACTCCGACCAACTGCTCTCGCTCGGAGCGGCCTACGGACTCGCGTTGCAAGGGCTGGGAGAAACGTCCGTGCAAGCCAACCTCCTGCCCGAGCACATCCGCAAGGAACAACTTTGGGCCGGAAAGACCAAGTGGTTCGCCGCGGCTGCCGCACTGTTCGTCGTGGGCGCGATGGTGCCGCTGGCGGCGTTCGGCGTGAACTCACTGGCGTTCAACAACCCCGTTGCCGAGGACAACCGCCGCGACGTGGACCAGATCCTTTCCAAGGCACGCAACCTCGACAGTCAGTGGGCCAGCAACGTCCAGGATGCCGGCGGTGACAACCTGGTCAAGATCCGCAACGCCCGCGACCTCGCCGAGTACCAGACGTTCTGGGCCGACTTCTATCCCGCACCCTTCGTCGCGTTGCCACAACCACAGCCAGAGGTCGCCCGAGGGCTGGCCGAAGGCGATGCCGACATGGTCAAGCAAGTCCCCCGCGACCAGCGAACGATCGTGCAGATCGAGGGTTTCCAAGCCAAGTACGTCTCGGATTTGGCGAGCATCGCTAACGACACCGACTTCGTCACCGCGGCCGGCTCGGCACTGGGCGAACGCACCCGCGGCCGACAGTTCGGCCGTGGCAGAGACGCCGAGGAAGCACCGGCCACCGAAGGCCCAGTCCCCGCCGACGCCCGTGGCTTTGTCGTCCAGCTTGACCTGATCTCACCGATGGCCCAGGCGGACGTGTTCGTGTCCAGCGAGGTCATCCCCGCCCTCGAAGCGATCGGCCCCAACCCGGACAACCCCAACGCACGCTACAAAGTCGTCAAAGCCGTCGTCGCCGATTCCGACCAGTTCAAGCGCAATAACCAGCGTCTCGACGACATGGAACGAGCGTACACCGCCACACAGGAAGAAACTCAACTCGGCGCCGACCTCGGCACCCGCCGCAACAACACCCGTGGCAACCGCGGCGGGTTTGGCGGGTTCGAAGGCTACGGGGGCGAGTTCGGGGGCTTCGAGAACTTTGGCGAGTTCGGGGGACCGCCCAGAGACTTCCGCCCTCGCAACAACCAACGCAACCGATCTGGTCGCCAAGGCAATCTTTACGACGACGAGGACGGAAACGCCGCCTATCTCGACCGACTGACCGGCGAGTCACAGCTCGACGACTGGGAAATCACCGTGTACCTCGCGGTCATGGTCGATCCCGAGCCGTACGAGCCGGAAGCTGCCCCCGAGGGTGAGGACCCCGTCGACGGCGACTTCAACGCCACCGCATTGAACCAGTAA